In a single window of the Amycolatopsis sp. cg5 genome:
- a CDS encoding biotin-dependent carboxyltransferase family protein: MITVRRAGLAAVTDLGRPGFARQGLPAGGAADQYSASVANILAGNAENSPLIEVTASDFAFTTDRPAFLAITGAPVTVTVNGSRRRAWEPLCVNAHDLVELTGLTGLRAYVAVNGDWHVDRTLGSCAAAPELGVRPWLRAGSVVDVRDGHRPVDHPVFVLGAVAPRFPDPLTIDITAGPDADEAVAAALTIGTYTAKADSDDIGVRLDGPVPTGVAKTDLLSKGVPPGAVELPPGDELLVLRRSHPITAGYAVIAVVTRAGLSTLGQVRPGQRLRFRLRTIEDAVGDHRRQRQVLDALTRRARTAYTSAGVPTAERTAS; the protein is encoded by the coding sequence GTGATCACGGTGCGGCGGGCCGGGCTCGCCGCGGTCACCGATCTGGGCAGACCGGGTTTCGCCAGGCAGGGCCTGCCCGCGGGCGGCGCGGCCGACCAGTACTCGGCCTCGGTGGCCAACATCCTGGCGGGCAACGCGGAGAACTCGCCCCTGATCGAGGTGACCGCGTCGGATTTCGCCTTCACCACGGACCGGCCCGCGTTCCTCGCGATCACGGGCGCGCCGGTGACCGTCACCGTGAACGGGTCACGTCGGCGCGCCTGGGAACCCTTGTGTGTCAACGCTCATGACCTCGTGGAGTTGACCGGTCTCACCGGCTTACGTGCCTACGTCGCGGTCAACGGCGACTGGCACGTCGACCGGACGCTCGGCAGCTGCGCGGCCGCGCCGGAACTCGGCGTGCGCCCGTGGCTGCGCGCGGGCTCGGTCGTCGACGTGCGCGACGGCCACCGTCCCGTCGACCACCCCGTCTTCGTGCTCGGCGCGGTCGCGCCCCGGTTCCCCGACCCGCTCACGATCGACATCACGGCGGGCCCGGACGCTGACGAGGCGGTGGCGGCCGCGCTGACCATCGGCACGTACACGGCCAAGGCCGACAGCGACGACATCGGCGTCCGCCTCGACGGCCCGGTGCCCACCGGGGTCGCCAAGACCGACCTGCTGTCGAAGGGCGTGCCGCCGGGCGCGGTCGAGCTGCCGCCCGGTGACGAGCTGCTGGTGCTGCGCCGCTCGCATCCGATCACCGCGGGCTACGCGGTGATCGCCGTCGTGACCCGCGCCGGGCTGTCCACGCTCGGCCAGGTTCGCCCAGGTCAGCGGCTCAGGTTCCGGCTCCGCACGATAGAGGATGCGGTCGGCGATCATCGACGGCAACGTCAGGTACTGGACGCACTGACTCGGCGGGCACGCACCGCGTACACCAGCGCGGGCGTCCCGACGGCGGAAAGGACAGCGTCATGA
- a CDS encoding allophanate hydrolase subunit 1, whose protein sequence is MKIEHCGDSALLVRPGGDSAWQAVQNLADALTGSDVTDLVATYDSLLVTFDCARVRHDELAARIRELDLEKAYTPPVSRLFEIPVVYDGPDLADVALELGLSEDEVVRLHSGTDWVVRFLGAPAGAPMLDGSPFPARVSRRPSPRTSVPAGSVAVSGTQAVIYPVVSPGGWRLLGRTPLKLVDTSRDPMVPYRPGDRFRFVPVSGALP, encoded by the coding sequence GTGAAGATCGAACACTGCGGTGATTCGGCACTGCTGGTCCGGCCCGGCGGGGATTCGGCGTGGCAGGCCGTGCAGAACCTCGCGGACGCGCTCACCGGCTCGGACGTGACCGATCTGGTGGCGACGTACGACAGCCTGCTGGTCACGTTCGACTGCGCGCGTGTCCGGCACGACGAGCTGGCCGCCCGGATCCGCGAACTCGATCTTGAAAAGGCTTATACACCACCAGTTTCTCGACTTTTCGAGATCCCGGTCGTCTATGACGGTCCCGATCTGGCGGACGTCGCCCTCGAACTCGGTCTCAGCGAGGACGAGGTCGTCCGGCTGCACTCCGGCACCGACTGGGTGGTGCGGTTCCTGGGCGCGCCGGCGGGCGCGCCGATGCTCGACGGCTCCCCGTTTCCCGCCCGCGTGAGCCGCCGCCCGAGTCCACGCACGTCGGTGCCCGCCGGTTCGGTCGCCGTGTCCGGCACGCAGGCGGTGATCTACCCGGTGGTCTCGCCGGGCGGGTGGCGGTTGCTCGGCCGGACCCCGCTGAAGCTGGTCGACACGTCCCGCGACCCGATGGTGCCGTACCGGCCTGGCGACCGGTTCCGATTCGTGCCGGTGTCCGGGGCGCTGCCGTGA